The following is a genomic window from uncultured Propionivibrio sp..
TTGAGCGTGCCTTCGATGCGCTTGCCGTCGCGGTCGACGACGACCATGTCCTCGACCTTCATTGTCTCGTAGGGAACGCCGCTCGGCTTGATGACGATGGCGCCGGTGTCGGCGTCCTTGCCGCTGACGTTACCCCAGGTGAAGTCGACGAGGCCGAGCTTGGGCAGGTCGAGGTTGGCCTCGAGCACTTCCTGTTTGAGTCGTTCGAGCATTATGCATATCCTCCTTGAGTGAGACGTTCGCCGACCCATTGGCGGGCCTTGGCGATTTCGGCGAGCGGGTCGGCGGCCTTCTCGGTCCACATTTCGATCAGGAACGGGCCGGCGTAGCGCAGCGACTTCAGTGTCTGGAAGCAATGCACGAAGTCGACGCAACCCTCGCCGAAGGGGATGTCGCGGAAGGCGCCGGGAAAGTCCGGGCCGACGGCTTTGGTTTCCTTGACGTGTACGCCGACGATGTGGTTGATGCCGATCTCAAGTTCATGGGCGACGTCGTTGCCCCAGGCGGTCAGGTTGCCGAGGTCGGGATAGACCTTGAACCAGGGCGAGGGCAGGCGTTCCTTGAGCTTCAGATAGCGGGTGATCGAATTCTGGAAGGGCGTGTCCATGATTTCGAGGCCGAGCATGACTTGATGCTGCGCCGCGACCTCGAGCGCCTTTTCCATGCCCTCGATGTAGCGCTCGCGCGATGCGCGTGTGCTCGGCTCATAGTAAACATCGTAGCCGGCGAGCTGGATGACGCGGATGCCGGTGTCGCAGGCGAAGCGGATTGCCTTTTCCATGAAGTCGGCGGCCTGTTTGCGAATGGCCGGATCGGCGCTGCCGAACGGAATCTTGCGGTGACCGGAGAGGCACATGCTTGGCACCGGGATGCCGGCTTCGCGCGACTGGCGGAAGAAATCGAGGCGCTCGGCGAGCGACCAGTCGAGGCGCGCCATGCGCTCCGGTGTCTCATCGACCGAAAGTTCGAGGAAGTCATAACCGGCGTTCCGTGCCGCGGCGAACCGCTCGGACCAGCTCAAGTGTTTGGGAAGGGCTTTTTCGTAAATTCCGACCGGATTGTCCATGCGCCGCCTTTCGATACAGGGTGGGGTGGGAGTGTACGTGGTTTCCCGGTCAATTGTAAACTGAGAAAAGCGCAAAGTGATCGTTATGACAGTTCAAAAGAGAAGTTTTGCGCCGTTTCATGGGGTGGGCTTGATGTGTGCTTATGCCGTATCGTTGCTGAATTGTGTTTTTAATGCACTGATTATTAATAGAAATTATTTAATCAAATATTTCTTGCAAAAGGCGACATGTTGATTATAGAATGGTTCCATAAGTGATCATAATGATCGTTGTGGTTCTTAATCGGCAAACAATCAGGAGAGGCAACATGGCAAAAGCAAAATGGATGGCAATCTTGACCGCCTTGTTCGTGACGGCGGGTGGCGCGGCGCAGGCGCAGACGAGCTACAAGATCGGTTACCTGCCAAGCACGGTCGGCCAGGCGCTGACGCAAGCCTGGAAGGCGGGCATCGAACGGACCGTGAAGAATCAGTCGAATGTCAGTCTGCAGTCGCTTGACGCGCAGATGAAGGCCGAAATCCAGGTGACGATGATGGACGACTTCATCAACCAGGGTTACAACGCGATCATTTTGCAACCGATCGACGCCGCCGCGCTGACGGCCAGCGTCAAGAAGGCCGAAGGCAAGGGCATCCACGTCATCACGCTCAACACCGACACGATGCTGCCGCACGCTGCCTGCGTGACGATGGACGACGAAGGCGCCGGCGCCATGGTCGGCGAGAACATCGGCAAGGCGCTGGGTGGCAAGGGTAATGTCGCCATTCTGCAATCGCCTCCGGGCGCGCAAGCCGGCGTCGAGCGCGAAAAGGGCTTCCGCAACGCGATGGCCAAGAACTATCCCGGCATCAAGATCGTCGGCGCGCAGAACGCGCAATGGAACAAGGACAAGGCGATCGAGATCATGAACAGCTTCCTGCAGGTGAATAAGGAGCTGGATGCCGTCTTCGCCGTCAATGACAACATGGCCGAAGGCGCGATGATCGCCGCCGAGGCCGCCGGTCGCCTGGCCAAGGTCCAGATCTGGGGCTTCAACGGGCAGAAGAGCACGCTGGCGCTGATCGAGCAGGGCAAGATCACCGGCACCGCCTACACCAACGCCTACAACCAGGGCGCCACCGCCGCGCAATATGTGCTTGATCTGCTCTCCGGCGCCAAGAAGAAGGGCGGCAAGACCGAGATCATCACCGTGCCGCCGTTCGCTGCAACCAAGGCGACGGTTGCCCTGATCAAGGCTGAAGACCGCTGGTAAGACCTGCCTCCGGATGACGGCGCCCACGGGCGCCGTCACTGCCAACATCCGGAGTGTTTTTCCTCCTCGTATCACCCAGAAATACAAGCATCGTTCGGAGGTTTTATCGTGTCGGTCAGTGCTATACGACGACTCATCCTGATCGGGCTGCTGCTGCTCATCTCAGCGCTCCTGTCCCTAGCCACGCCCACATTCCTGACGCTGGACAACATCATGACGCTGCTGCAGGAAGCGTCGCTGACGGGGATCATTGCGATCGGCTTCACGCTGGTGCTGATCACGGCGGGGATCGACATGTCGATCGGTGCCGTGGTGGCGATCACCTCGATGGTCTGCATCAACTTCATTTCCTACACGCAGTTGCCGGCGACCATCTACATCCCGATTGCGCTGGCAGGCGGCTGCCTGATCGGCTGGGTGAACGGCTTTTTCATCACCTACTTCAAGCTGCCGGAATTCATCGTCACGCTGGCGACGCGAGGGATTCTCGCCGGACTCGCGCTGATCGCGGCGGTCAAGGACGAACAGGGCTTCGTCAAGAACGTCTTCATCCAGGATGAGGTTTTCCTCTCCTTCGGCGAGACGGTCGGGCCGGTCTATATCGTTGTCATCGTCTTCGTGCTGCTGGCGATCGTCACGCAGTTCTTCATGAAGCGCACGCGCGCCGGGACGAACATCTACGCGGCCGGGGCCAACCCGACGGCCTCACGCCTGTCGGGCATCCACGTCGAGCGGACGCTGATCGGCGTCTATATGTTCTCGGGCTTCTGCGCGGCGCTCTCGTCGATTTTCCTGTCGGCGCGGATGATGACGGCGATGCCGGAATTCGGCATCGGCAACGAACTCGACGTCATCGCCTCGGTCGTCATCGGCGGCACGCCCTTCACCGGCGGCGTCGGCGACATCTGGGGGACGCTGATTGGCACGCTGTTCATCGCGCTGGTCAAGAACGGCATTCTCAAGCTCGGGCTCTCGCCCTACATCCAGCCGATCGTCATCGGCGGCATCATCATCGTCACGGTGGTCATGGACGTCTGGTACAAATCCTACGCCGAGAAGAAGGCGACGCAGGCCGCGCGCAGGAAAGCCATGCAGCGCCAGGGAGGTGAAGCATGAGCGCTACCGCTGCTACCAACACTCTTCTGCTCGAATGCCGCGGCATCGACAAGAACTACAACGGCCCGCAGGTCCTCTCCGGCGTCGATTTCTCGCTGCGCCGCGGTGAAATCCATTCGCTCGTCGGCGAGAACGGCGCCGGCAAATCGACGCTGATCAAGATCATCACCGGCATCACCAACCGCAACGCCGGGAGCATCGTCTTTGAAGGTCACGAGGTGCCGATCGAGCACAGCAAGAACGCCTCGGAGAAACTCGGCATCGCCGTCATCTATCAGGAGCTGAGCCTGATCCACGGCATGACCGTGGCGCAGAACATCTTCCTGACCAAGGAGCCGCTGCTCGCCGGACTGCCGATCATCGACGTGCGCAAGATGAACGCGATGGCGCAGGCGATGATCGACAAGTACGGCTTCGCGCTCAAGGCCACCGACATCATCGACGGCCTGCCGATCGCCCAGCGCCAGACCGTCGAAATCCTGAAAGCGCTGTCGAACAAGGCCTCGCTGATGATCATGGACGAGCCGACCAGTTCGCTGACGGCGACCGAAAGCGAACGGCTCTTCGACATCATCCGGCTGCTCAAGAGCGAAGGCATCACGGTTGTCTATATCTCGCACCGGATGGAAGAGGTCTATAACCTCTCCGACCGCGTCACCGTGCTGCGCGACGGTAAGCTCGTCTCGGTACTCGAAGGCGAAGCGATCACGCCGGCCGAGATCATCCGGCTGATGATCGGGCGCGAACTGACCGACGACGAATCGCAGCATCGCATGGTCAAAAAGGACGGCGAGACCGTCCTCGAGGTGAAGAAGCTCTGCGCCGAAGGCAAGCTGCAGGACGTCTCCTTCGCCGTGCGCAAGGGCGAAGTGCTCGGCTTCGGCGGCCTCGTCGGCTCCGGGCGGACCGAACTGATGCGCGCGATCTACGGCATCGACCGCTACGACTCGGGCGAGATCGCCTATCTCGGCCAGCCCTATAAACCGACGGTGGAGAAATCGATTGCCGGCGGTTACGGCTTCGTGCCGGAAGAGCGGCGCCTGCAAGGCATCATGGGCGCCATCTCGATCACCGGCAACATCGGCATCGCCAACCTCGACTCGATCTCCAACCGCGCTGGCATGGTCAGCGACGCCAAGGAACTCGAACGGGCGCAGGCGGCGATCACGACGCTGAACATCAAGCCGGCGAATCCCGATCATCTGGTCGGTAACCTGTCGGGCGGCAACCAGCAGAAGGTCGTCGTCGGCAAATGGCTGATCCGCGACCTGAAGCTCCTGATCGTCGATGAACCGACGGTCGGCGTCGATATCGGCGCCAAGGAGGAGATGTACCAGACGATCGAGCGCCTGGCGCAACAGGGCGTGGCGATCCTGCTGGTGTCCTCGGACCTGCCGGAACTGACGCGACTGTCGGACCGCATCATCGTCCTGCGCAAGGGACGGATCATCAAGGAATTCACCGAAGGCGTCGTCACCGAGGAAGAAGTGCTGCGCGCGGCCTCGGGCATCGTGGAAGGGAGTGCGGCATGAAATCGGGCGGAGTCTTGCACAAGCTGGCCGGCGAATTCCGGCTGTTCGGCGTCCTGCTGCTACTGATGGTCGGGCTGTCGATCGTTTCGGACCGGTTCCTGACCGTGGATAACCTGACCAACGTGCTGTGGTCGGTGTGCCTGATCGGGATCATGGCGACCGGGGCGATCTACTCGCCGGTGACCGGCGGCATCGACTTGTCGGTCGGTTCGATGGCGGCCTTGGCGGGGATTCTCGCCAACGTCTTCATGAACACCTTCGGGCTGCACTGGACTCTGGCGATCGTGCTGACGCTCGTCATCGGCGCGGCGATCGGCTGGCTCAACGGCATCGTCACGACGAAGTTCCTGGTGCCGGCCTTCATCGTCACGATGGCGGCGAAGACTTATCTCTTCGGGCTTGCCATGCTGATCTCGAACGGCGACCAGATCACGATCATGGAGCCGAAGCCTTTCCTCGAGATCGGCGTCGGCAAGTTCCTCGGCATTCCGATCCCGATCTACATCATGATGCTGCTGGTCGTCGCCAGCCATGTGCTGCTCAAGCACACCGCCTTCGGGCGGCGGGCGATCGCCGTCGGCGCCAATGAGGTCGCGGCCAAGCTGACCGGCGTCAATCCGGACAAGACGCGCATCATCGTCTATACGATCTCGTCGGTGACGGCGACGATCGCCGGCATCGTCATGGCTTCGCTCACCCAGCAGGCCTACGCGATGAACGCCAGCGGCTACGAGTTGGATGTCATCACCGCCATCGTCGTCGGCGGTACCAGCCTGATGGGCGGCAACGGTTCCGTCATCGGCGCCCTCATCGGCGCCGTTATGGTCGGCTTCATCAACAACGGCCTCAACCTCCTCGACATGCCGTCCGCCTATCACCCGATCGCCACCGGCATCGTCATCCTCGTCGCCCTCATACTCAATCAGGGCGTCAGCCTGCCTGCGCTGTTCAAGAAGCTGGTGTCGCGGCCCGCTGCCTGATTGCTGCATTTCCCGGTCGCTGTGTGCGTCACGGCGGCCGGAGGCGATCTCAGGGCGCGAAATATTCCTGAACGCTCATCCATGCCGCCGCCTGTAACCGGGCGGCGACGTCTTTTGGCAAGCCGGCGGTGTAGGCGAGGCCTTCGGGCGACTCGCGGTAGAGCGCGGCGAAGGCCGTGCAGGCGGCGAGATAGGTGCCGGCAAGGCTCGGATGGCGCTTGTCGGATTCGTACAGGTTGATGTCCTTGTCGTTGGCGAAGACGCGCGCGAAGGCGAGGCCCGCCGGGATGACGGACAGATCGTTGGCATTGGCCGCCTGCGTATATTGGCTGGCGAGCGCGGCGCTCATCTCCGGTTTGTCCTGATAGGCCCAGGACATGAACAGCATCGGGCGCAACCCTTTTTCGCGCAGCAGGCGGGCGTTTTTCGCCACCGCCTCGTGGAAGGCTGTCTGCAGCTTGGGATGGACCGGACACTGGCTGCAGTCCATCATGATGACCGTGTCGTACTGGCGGCCTTGCGGATTGAATCGGATGTCATTGTCGCCGACGAAACTGTAGCGGCCGAGACCGTCCGGACGCAGCAGCGAGGCCATGTCGTGCCAGTCGAGGCCCGAACCGCTGATGGTTACCGAGGTGCCGCTGACCTTGTGCCTGGCCGACGCGGCGAGCCGGTTGAGGTGGTTATGCAGGCTGTTGTTGTAATAGAAGAAGCTGTTGCCGACCCAGAGGATGGCGCGTGGTGCGGCATCCGGTGCTCGATGCTGCAGCCGGGGCGGCGCTTCCTCGGCGTTCAGGTGCGGCGCAGGTACAAGCAGTGCGAACGAGAGGAGGAGGGCAGCAGGCCCGTGCCGGAAAAATACGGTTGGCATGATCGGCGGATCCGTCGAAAGGATGGTGAACGCTTATAGCGCGCGGCCGTCGGGCTGGCAAGCGGCGCATGGGGATGCAGCCTAAGGTATACTGTCGGGCTCCCGCGCGCGCCCCGACCGACGGGTCGGACCTGCCCGCCACCGCCCACGCCACTTCACGACGCCCTTGATACATCATGACTGCACATCTTCTCGACGGTAATGCGCTGGCCCAGAAGCTCCGCGCCGGCTTCAAACAAAAGGCCGAGATTCTCGCTGCCCAGGGCGTCCGCCCGGGCTTGGCGGTGATCCTGGTCGGCGAGGATCCCGCCTCGCAAGTTTATGTGCGCAACAAGGTCAATGCCTGTGCCCAGGCCGGTTTCCATTCCGAGAAGTATGTTTTTGCTGCAGATGCGGCGCCAGCCGAAGTCTTCGCCAAGATCGCCGAGCTCAATGCCGATCCGAAAATTCACGGCATTCTCGTGCAGTTGCCCCTGCCCCGGCATTTCGATGCCGAAGCGGTGCTCGACGCGATCGCCGCCGAGAAGGATGTCGATGGCTTCCGTGCCGAGAACGTTGGCGCCCTGATGCAGGGTCAGCCCTGCTTCATTCCCTGCACGCCTTACGGTGCGATGAAATTCTTCGAAGAGGCCGGTATCGATCTCAAGGGCAAGGAAGCCGTTGTCGTCGGCCGTTCGAACATCGTCGGCAAGCCGATGGCGATGCTGCTGATGCATGCCGGCGCGACGGTCACCGTCTGCCATTCGCAGACGCGCGATCTCAAGGCGCACTGCCTGCGTGCTGACATCCTCGTTGCGGCGATCGGCCGGCCGAAATTTATTACCGGCGACATGGTCAAACCCGGCGCCGTCGTCATCGACGTCGGCATCAACCGGTTGCCCGACGGCAAGTTGTGCGGCGATGTGGATTTCCAGTCAGCGAAGGAGGTGGCCTCCTTCATCACCCCGGTGCCCGGCGGCGTCGGCCCGATGACGATCACCATGCTGCTGGCCAACACGCTGGAAAGCGCCGAACGCGCGCTCGGCGCCTGAACCGAATTTACTGCAAGGAAGGAGACCCTCATGAGCACTCAACCTCTCGTCGGCATCGTCATGGGTTCCGACAGCGACTGGCCGGTCATGCGTGCCTGCGCCGAAACCCTCAAGCGCTTCGGCATTGCCTATGAAGCCAAGGTCCTGTCGGCCCATCGCACGCCGGAAGCTGCCCTCGACTACGCCGCTTCGGCCGAGTCGCGTGGCATGAAGGTATTGATCGGCGCCGCGGGCGGTGCCGCGCACCTGGCCGGCGTGCTGGCGGCCAAGACCCAGTTGCCGGTGCTTGCCGTGCCGATGCCGTCGAAGCATCTGCAAGGCCTCGACTCCCTGCTGGCCATGGTGCAGATGCCCGGCGGCATTCCGGTCGCGACCTTCGCCATCGGCGAGGCCGGCGCGGTCAACGCGGCCTTGTTCTCGGTCGCCATGCTGGCGCTCGGCGACGCCGAACTCGCTGCCAAGCTGTCGGCCTTCCGCGCGTCGCAGACCGAGAAGGTGCTGTCGAAGACCCTGCCCGACCTGCCGTAACCGGGGATCAGGACGAACGCATGTCGCACGCTCTGACCGAAGCTGTCCGCCTGCTCCAGGCGGGCGAGCTTGTCGCTTTTCCGACCGAGACCGTTTATGGGCTGGGCGCCGATGCGGCCAATCCCGAGGCAGTGGCCAAGGTCTTCGCCGCCAAGGGGCGGCCGGCCGATCATCCGCTGATTGTGCATCTGCCCGGCGCCGGGCACCTCGATCGCTGGGCGCGCGATATTCCGCAGGCCGCCTGGGATCTGGCCGAAGCCTTTTGGCCGGGGCCGCTGACCCTGATCCTCAAGCGCGCCGACGCGGTGCCGCTGGCGGTGACCGGCGGACAGGACACCGTCGGTGTGCGCGTGCCAGCACATCCGCTGGCGCTCGACCTGCTGCGTGCCTATGCGCAGGCCGGTGGCGGGCGTGACGGCATGTGCGGCATCGCCGGACCGTCGGCCAACCGCTTCGGCCGGATCAGCCCGACCGACGCCGAGCATGTGCGTGAGGAACTCGGCGATGCCGTGGCGCTGGTGCTCGACGGCGGCCCGTGCCAGGTCGGCATCGAATCGACGATCGTCGATCTGTCGCGCGACGATGCCGTGCCGCGGATTCTTCGTCCCGGCCATATCACGCCCGAGCAGATTGCCGCTGTCATCGGCGTGACGCCCGATTTTCCATCCGGACGCCCCGCCGGCGCCGTGCCGCGTGTGTCGGGATCGCTCGACGCGCACTATGCGCCGCGTACGGCCTTGCGTGTCGTCGCGTCGTCCGATCTTGCCGTCGTCATGGCGGAGCTTGCTGGACAAGGAAAGCGCGTCGGCCTGCTGGCGCGTACCGATGCCGGCGCGGCCGTGCCGGCATCGACGTGTTGTCGTCTGTTGGACGATCCGGAAGACTATGCCCGCGGTTTTTATGCGGCGCTGCGCGATCTCGATCAGGGCGGCAACGACCTGATCGTCGTCGAGGCGCTGGGCGTCGGTCCTGCGTGGGCCGCCGTTGCCGATCGTCTGCGGCGCGCCGCCTGCGGCGCCGGCGAAGGCTAAGGGCGCGTCGCGCCCTCCCTGGTTTTTCGGTGTCGCGGCGCCGACCGCCTGTTCAGGGCGACTGGCGCCGTTCCATTTCTTCGATCATCCAGCCGAACTGTTCGGCGATTTCATGCCGGATGAACGGTCCGCCGAACAGGCGGGCAATGCCCGAATCGAGCGTCATTTCAGCGTGGTAGCGGAAGCGGGTGCCGTGTTCGCTCGGCGCGATTTCCATCTCGCTGGTGTAGGCCTTGGTGTTGCCGGCGATCTGTCGCGCGAGGATGCGTTTGCGCGGCTCCAGCTCGATTTCGCGTTCGGAGTTGAAGGTGTAGCTGAACAGCCCGAAGCGCGCCGTGCCTTCCTGGCGCACGCGAAGGGTGTTGCCGTTGCGGCTGAGGATGCGGCTGGCATTGAGGTTGTGCAGGATTCTCGCCATGTTGTCGAAGTCGGTCAGCACGCGCCAGGCGATGCGGACCGGAACGCTAGCCTCGAAGCTTGAATCGATGACGAAGGTGTCGTTGCGTTTCTCGACGTTGACCTCGATTTCGGGCGTCGCGGTCACTGCCGTCGATACGGCGCACAAGAGTGCGCCCAGAGCCAGGAGGAGTCGTCGCATGGCCGTTGTCAGCCTCGATCGCGATGGGAAACCTCTATGACACGTGCACGCCCGGCCAGTTCCGCGACGAGTGTCGCGGCGACGGCGCGATTGGCGGCATCGAGGTTGGCATCCCATTCGTCGAGCAGATAGACCGGGTGGTCGGTGCGCGCGACGATTTCGCGCAAGACGGCGATCTGGCGTTCGCCCGACGAAAATCCCCGGCGCTGTTCGGCTTCCTCGCGCGCGCTGATCGCTTCGGCGTC
Proteins encoded in this region:
- a CDS encoding SRPBCC family protein, which encodes MRRLLLALGALLCAVSTAVTATPEIEVNVEKRNDTFVIDSSFEASVPVRIAWRVLTDFDNMARILHNLNASRILSRNGNTLRVRQEGTARFGLFSYTFNSEREIELEPRKRILARQIAGNTKAYTSEMEIAPSEHGTRFRYHAEMTLDSGIARLFGGPFIRHEIAEQFGWMIEEMERRQSP
- a CDS encoding L-ribulose-5-phosphate 3-epimerase is translated as MDNPVGIYEKALPKHLSWSERFAAARNAGYDFLELSVDETPERMARLDWSLAERLDFFRQSREAGIPVPSMCLSGHRKIPFGSADPAIRKQAADFMEKAIRFACDTGIRVIQLAGYDVYYEPSTRASRERYIEGMEKALEVAAQHQVMLGLEIMDTPFQNSITRYLKLKERLPSPWFKVYPDLGNLTAWGNDVAHELEIGINHIVGVHVKETKAVGPDFPGAFRDIPFGEGCVDFVHCFQTLKSLRYAGPFLIEMWTEKAADPLAEIAKARQWVGERLTQGGYA
- a CDS encoding ABC transporter permease encodes the protein MSVSAIRRLILIGLLLLISALLSLATPTFLTLDNIMTLLQEASLTGIIAIGFTLVLITAGIDMSIGAVVAITSMVCINFISYTQLPATIYIPIALAGGCLIGWVNGFFITYFKLPEFIVTLATRGILAGLALIAAVKDEQGFVKNVFIQDEVFLSFGETVGPVYIVVIVFVLLAIVTQFFMKRTRAGTNIYAAGANPTASRLSGIHVERTLIGVYMFSGFCAALSSIFLSARMMTAMPEFGIGNELDVIASVVIGGTPFTGGVGDIWGTLIGTLFIALVKNGILKLGLSPYIQPIVIGGIIIVTVVMDVWYKSYAEKKATQAARRKAMQRQGGEA
- the folD gene encoding bifunctional methylenetetrahydrofolate dehydrogenase/methenyltetrahydrofolate cyclohydrolase FolD → MTAHLLDGNALAQKLRAGFKQKAEILAAQGVRPGLAVILVGEDPASQVYVRNKVNACAQAGFHSEKYVFAADAAPAEVFAKIAELNADPKIHGILVQLPLPRHFDAEAVLDAIAAEKDVDGFRAENVGALMQGQPCFIPCTPYGAMKFFEEAGIDLKGKEAVVVGRSNIVGKPMAMLLMHAGATVTVCHSQTRDLKAHCLRADILVAAIGRPKFITGDMVKPGAVVIDVGINRLPDGKLCGDVDFQSAKEVASFITPVPGGVGPMTITMLLANTLESAERALGA
- a CDS encoding sugar ABC transporter ATP-binding protein; protein product: MSATAATNTLLLECRGIDKNYNGPQVLSGVDFSLRRGEIHSLVGENGAGKSTLIKIITGITNRNAGSIVFEGHEVPIEHSKNASEKLGIAVIYQELSLIHGMTVAQNIFLTKEPLLAGLPIIDVRKMNAMAQAMIDKYGFALKATDIIDGLPIAQRQTVEILKALSNKASLMIMDEPTSSLTATESERLFDIIRLLKSEGITVVYISHRMEEVYNLSDRVTVLRDGKLVSVLEGEAITPAEIIRLMIGRELTDDESQHRMVKKDGETVLEVKKLCAEGKLQDVSFAVRKGEVLGFGGLVGSGRTELMRAIYGIDRYDSGEIAYLGQPYKPTVEKSIAGGYGFVPEERRLQGIMGAISITGNIGIANLDSISNRAGMVSDAKELERAQAAITTLNIKPANPDHLVGNLSGGNQQKVVVGKWLIRDLKLLIVDEPTVGVDIGAKEEMYQTIERLAQQGVAILLVSSDLPELTRLSDRIIVLRKGRIIKEFTEGVVTEEEVLRAASGIVEGSAA
- the purE gene encoding 5-(carboxyamino)imidazole ribonucleotide mutase; its protein translation is MSTQPLVGIVMGSDSDWPVMRACAETLKRFGIAYEAKVLSAHRTPEAALDYAASAESRGMKVLIGAAGGAAHLAGVLAAKTQLPVLAVPMPSKHLQGLDSLLAMVQMPGGIPVATFAIGEAGAVNAALFSVAMLALGDAELAAKLSAFRASQTEKVLSKTLPDLP
- a CDS encoding sugar ABC transporter substrate-binding protein, with product MAKAKWMAILTALFVTAGGAAQAQTSYKIGYLPSTVGQALTQAWKAGIERTVKNQSNVSLQSLDAQMKAEIQVTMMDDFINQGYNAIILQPIDAAALTASVKKAEGKGIHVITLNTDTMLPHAACVTMDDEGAGAMVGENIGKALGGKGNVAILQSPPGAQAGVEREKGFRNAMAKNYPGIKIVGAQNAQWNKDKAIEIMNSFLQVNKELDAVFAVNDNMAEGAMIAAEAAGRLAKVQIWGFNGQKSTLALIEQGKITGTAYTNAYNQGATAAQYVLDLLSGAKKKGGKTEIITVPPFAATKATVALIKAEDRW
- a CDS encoding L-threonylcarbamoyladenylate synthase, with the protein product MSHALTEAVRLLQAGELVAFPTETVYGLGADAANPEAVAKVFAAKGRPADHPLIVHLPGAGHLDRWARDIPQAAWDLAEAFWPGPLTLILKRADAVPLAVTGGQDTVGVRVPAHPLALDLLRAYAQAGGGRDGMCGIAGPSANRFGRISPTDAEHVREELGDAVALVLDGGPCQVGIESTIVDLSRDDAVPRILRPGHITPEQIAAVIGVTPDFPSGRPAGAVPRVSGSLDAHYAPRTALRVVASSDLAVVMAELAGQGKRVGLLARTDAGAAVPASTCCRLLDDPEDYARGFYAALRDLDQGGNDLIVVEALGVGPAWAAVADRLRRAACGAGEG
- a CDS encoding ABC transporter permease, producing MKSGGVLHKLAGEFRLFGVLLLLMVGLSIVSDRFLTVDNLTNVLWSVCLIGIMATGAIYSPVTGGIDLSVGSMAALAGILANVFMNTFGLHWTLAIVLTLVIGAAIGWLNGIVTTKFLVPAFIVTMAAKTYLFGLAMLISNGDQITIMEPKPFLEIGVGKFLGIPIPIYIMMLLVVASHVLLKHTAFGRRAIAVGANEVAAKLTGVNPDKTRIIVYTISSVTATIAGIVMASLTQQAYAMNASGYELDVITAIVVGGTSLMGGNGSVIGALIGAVMVGFINNGLNLLDMPSAYHPIATGIVILVALILNQGVSLPALFKKLVSRPAA